Proteins encoded by one window of Cyanobium sp. NS01:
- a CDS encoding 3-deoxy-D-manno-octulosonic acid transferase has product MTLPLLGLRLLQTLLTPGILLLLLLRLLQGKEELRRFPERLGWAGHQRPPGPLIWMHGASVGELTALLPLLRELGAAAAESGLEPPALLVTSVSRSSAQLAQRLLPEGVIHQLAPVDHWLALALFRRHWRPQLGLLAEAELWPELVLAMPRLHLVNARMSERSYRRHRRQPAYAAWLYGRARLCWAQSEPDAARLRRLGATQVEVVGSTKRDADPLAADEAILARLQPLRRRGPVLLLASSHAGEEELLLQARQRLQQQLGPLTLVLVPRHPPRAAAVLELARRQGLVAILWRELAARGPADHADLDVLVVDVLGAMGSWIGASDLVVMGGSLAAGRHRIGGHNPLEAIRAGKPVVCGPDMANFAGLSEELQAAGWLHACPTDELLWARVVELLSRGAPAPPPLRLEGPSRRIAKRLIAELGTADLTDAGLADAHLAREAR; this is encoded by the coding sequence GTGACACTGCCGTTGCTGGGCCTGCGACTGCTGCAGACCCTGCTCACCCCCGGGATCCTGCTGCTGCTGCTGCTGCGGCTGTTGCAGGGCAAGGAGGAGTTGCGCCGGTTCCCGGAGCGGCTGGGCTGGGCGGGCCATCAGCGCCCCCCCGGCCCCCTGATCTGGATGCACGGCGCCAGCGTCGGCGAGCTCACGGCACTGTTGCCCCTGCTGCGGGAGCTGGGCGCAGCCGCTGCCGAATCGGGCCTGGAGCCACCGGCGCTGCTGGTCACCTCAGTGAGCCGCAGCTCCGCCCAGCTGGCCCAGCGGCTGCTGCCGGAGGGGGTGATCCATCAGCTGGCGCCGGTGGACCACTGGCTGGCCCTGGCCCTGTTCCGCCGCCACTGGCGGCCCCAGCTGGGGTTGCTGGCGGAGGCTGAGCTGTGGCCGGAGCTGGTGCTGGCCATGCCGCGGCTGCACCTGGTCAATGCCCGCATGAGCGAGCGCTCCTACCGCCGCCACCGCCGCCAGCCGGCCTACGCCGCCTGGCTCTATGGCCGTGCCCGTCTCTGCTGGGCCCAGTCGGAGCCCGATGCCGCCCGCCTGCGTCGGCTGGGCGCCACCCAGGTGGAGGTGGTGGGCTCCACCAAGCGGGACGCCGATCCCCTCGCCGCGGACGAGGCGATCCTGGCCCGGCTGCAACCGCTGCGGCGCCGGGGGCCGGTGCTGCTCCTGGCCAGCAGCCATGCCGGGGAGGAGGAGCTGCTGCTCCAGGCCCGCCAGCGGCTGCAGCAGCAGCTGGGCCCGCTCACCCTGGTGCTGGTGCCGCGGCACCCGCCGCGGGCTGCCGCCGTGCTCGAGCTGGCCCGGCGGCAGGGCCTTGTGGCCATTCTCTGGAGGGAGCTGGCCGCCAGGGGCCCGGCTGACCATGCTGATCTCGACGTGCTGGTGGTGGATGTCCTGGGAGCGATGGGCAGCTGGATTGGGGCGTCGGATCTGGTGGTGATGGGCGGCAGCCTGGCTGCGGGGCGACACCGGATAGGGGGCCACAATCCCCTGGAGGCCATCCGCGCCGGCAAACCCGTGGTGTGTGGGCCGGACATGGCCAACTTCGCTGGCCTCAGCGAGGAGCTGCAGGCCGCCGGTTGGCTCCATGCCTGCCCCACCGACGAGCTGCTCTGGGCTCGGGTGGTGGAGCTGCTGAGCCGGGGGGCGCCGGCGCCACCCCCCTTGCGTCTGGAGGGTCCCTCGCGCCGCATCGCCAAGCGCCTGATCGCTGAACTGGGCACTGCTGATCTCACCGACGCCGGGCTGGCCGACGCCCACCTGGCCCGGGAGGCGCGCTGA
- a CDS encoding lysophospholipid acyltransferase family protein — protein sequence MKKRTLLNHGALAWFAGALLNAYGQLILLTSRVVVRRDQLSARLIGAQGRPVIYALWHCHVFFMPMLRISSGRPVAVLLSAHRDAQIVGVAARMRGVELVAGSSTRGGVRAYLQLIQLLRRGRSICITPDGPRGPARRVKPGVVHLAQQSGCAVVPVGLAVRRGRRLRSWDRTLLPFPFCSAVLSLGAPLWLPPVEDTEALALQAEQLEAALEAASEQASRAL from the coding sequence GTGAAGAAGCGCACCCTCCTGAATCACGGGGCCCTGGCCTGGTTTGCGGGTGCTCTGCTCAACGCCTACGGACAGCTGATCCTGCTCACCTCCCGCGTCGTGGTGCGCCGCGACCAGCTCAGTGCCCGTTTGATCGGCGCGCAGGGGCGGCCGGTGATCTATGCGCTCTGGCATTGCCATGTGTTCTTCATGCCGATGCTGCGCATCAGCAGTGGACGCCCGGTGGCGGTGCTGCTCAGCGCCCATCGCGATGCCCAGATCGTGGGGGTGGCGGCCCGCATGCGCGGCGTTGAGCTGGTGGCCGGCTCCTCCACCCGGGGGGGTGTGCGCGCCTATCTGCAACTGATTCAGCTGCTGCGCCGGGGACGCTCAATCTGCATCACCCCGGACGGCCCCAGGGGCCCTGCCCGGCGCGTCAAGCCCGGTGTCGTGCACCTGGCCCAGCAGTCGGGGTGTGCCGTGGTGCCGGTGGGCCTGGCCGTGCGCCGGGGGCGCCGGTTGCGCTCCTGGGACCGCACCCTGCTGCCCTTCCCCTTCTGCTCGGCCGTGCTCAGCCTGGGGGCGCCCCTGTGGTTGCCGCCGGTGGAGGATACCGAGGCCCTCGCCCTGCAGGCCGAACAGCTGGAGGCGGCCCTGGAAGCCGCTTCGGAGCAGGCCTCCCGTGCCCTCTGA
- a CDS encoding photosystem II reaction center protein J: MSGKKSNIPDGRIPDRLPDGRPAVAWRSRWTAGVLPLWLVATAGGMAVIFVVGLFFYGSYTGVGSA; the protein is encoded by the coding sequence ATGAGCGGCAAGAAATCCAACATCCCAGATGGCCGGATCCCGGATCGCCTGCCTGACGGCCGTCCGGCTGTGGCCTGGCGCTCCCGCTGGACAGCAGGCGTTCTGCCCCTGTGGCTGGTGGCCACCGCCGGTGGCATGGCTGTGATCTTCGTGGTGGGCCTGTTCTTCTACGGCTCCTACACCGGCGTCGGCTCTGCCTGA
- a CDS encoding photosystem II reaction center protein L has product MQRNPNPNNLPVELNRTSLYLGLLLVFVTGVLFTSYFFN; this is encoded by the coding sequence ATGCAACGCAACCCGAACCCCAACAACCTGCCGGTTGAGCTCAACCGCACCAGCCTCTACCTGGGGCTGCTGCTGGTCTTCGTCACCGGTGTGCTGTTCACCAGCTACTTCTTCAACTGA
- the psbF gene encoding cytochrome b559 subunit beta, which translates to MTQSPVSTTPRNYPIFTVRWLSVHALGIPTVFFLGALAAMQFIRR; encoded by the coding sequence ATGACCCAGTCTCCCGTCTCGACCACGCCGCGCAACTATCCGATCTTCACGGTGCGCTGGCTCTCCGTTCACGCCCTGGGTATTCCCACGGTGTTCTTTCTGGGGGCCCTGGCGGCCATGCAGTTCATCCGTCGCTGA
- the psbE gene encoding cytochrome b559 subunit alpha: MAAGSTGERPFFEIITSIRYWVIHAVTLPAIFLAGFLFVSTGLAYDAFGTPRPDAYFQAQESKAPVVSQRYEGKSQLDLRLP; this comes from the coding sequence ATGGCTGCCGGCTCTACAGGGGAACGCCCGTTCTTCGAAATCATCACCAGCATTCGCTACTGGGTGATCCACGCGGTCACCTTGCCAGCGATCTTCCTTGCTGGCTTCCTGTTCGTGTCCACCGGCCTGGCCTATGACGCCTTCGGCACGCCTCGCCCCGACGCCTATTTCCAGGCCCAGGAGAGCAAGGCTCCCGTTGTGAGCCAGCGCTATGAGGGCAAGAGCCAGCTTGACCTGCGTCTGCCATAA
- a CDS encoding photosynthesis system II assembly factor Ycf48, producing the protein MNRSSSSFPLRPRLLSSLCSLLLVLGISLGLGGCVTTGLARTVDSPWESVPLNTTANPLAVAFSDADHGFLVGSNRLILETSDGGASWEERALDLPEEENFRLISIDFRGDEGWIVGQPGLLLHSSDAGRNWSRLFLDTKLPGEPYLVTALGRDTAELATSVGAIYDTSDGGASWQARVGDAAGAVRELRRSPDGRYVSVSSLGNFFSTWNPGQEVWQVHQRVSSQRLQTIGFRPDGTLWMLARGAQIRFGSDPAEPEQWSKPVIPITNGYGYLDMAWDPRGGIWAGGGSGTLLVSSDDGRSWEQDPVGAQEPSNFTRIVFSRDGSKGFVLGERGSLLRWVG; encoded by the coding sequence ATGAACCGCTCCTCCTCCAGCTTCCCGCTCCGCCCCCGCCTGCTCTCCTCGCTGTGCTCCCTGCTGCTGGTGCTGGGGATCAGCCTGGGGCTGGGTGGCTGCGTCACCACCGGCCTGGCCCGCACGGTCGACAGTCCCTGGGAGTCCGTACCCCTCAACACCACGGCCAACCCGCTGGCCGTGGCCTTCTCCGACGCCGACCACGGCTTCCTGGTGGGCAGCAACCGGCTGATCCTGGAAACCAGCGACGGCGGTGCCAGCTGGGAGGAGCGGGCCCTCGATCTGCCCGAGGAGGAGAACTTCCGCCTGATCAGCATCGACTTCCGCGGCGACGAGGGCTGGATCGTGGGCCAGCCCGGCCTGCTGCTGCACAGCTCCGATGCCGGCCGCAACTGGAGCCGCCTGTTCCTCGACACCAAGCTGCCCGGCGAGCCCTACCTGGTCACGGCCCTCGGCCGGGACACGGCCGAACTGGCCACCAGCGTGGGAGCCATCTACGACACCAGCGATGGCGGTGCCAGCTGGCAGGCCCGGGTGGGGGATGCGGCCGGCGCCGTGCGCGAGCTGCGCCGCAGCCCTGATGGCCGCTATGTGAGCGTCAGCAGCCTGGGCAATTTCTTCTCCACCTGGAATCCCGGCCAGGAGGTGTGGCAGGTGCACCAGCGGGTGAGCAGCCAGCGCCTGCAGACCATCGGCTTCCGCCCTGACGGCACGCTCTGGATGCTGGCCCGCGGTGCCCAGATCCGCTTCGGCAGCGATCCCGCCGAGCCCGAGCAGTGGAGCAAGCCGGTGATCCCGATCACCAATGGCTACGGCTACCTCGACATGGCCTGGGATCCCCGTGGTGGGATCTGGGCCGGCGGCGGCAGCGGCACCCTGCTGGTGAGCAGCGACGACGGCCGCAGCTGGGAGCAGGACCCGGTGGGGGCCCAGGAGCCCTCCAACTTCACCCGCATCGTGTTCAGCCGCGACGGCAGCAAGGGCTTCGTGCTGGGCGAGCGCGGCTCGCTGCTGCGCTGGGTGGGCTGA